The DNA sequence CCAGAACACAAGGATACTTTCTTCGTGCGCACAGAACGTCCTGGGGAAGTCATTGACCTCCAAGGAAGTATCCTAAGGCAAGAAAATGCCCGTTGTACCCATTTGTCATGGCTAACGGCTACGAGATATTAGTCCTGGCCTTATCGACATCCAGATTAACGGTGCCTATGGCTTCGATTTCTCTTCTCAAGACCACGACGACGAAGCATACATGGAGGGCTTAAAGATGGTTTCAAGCAAGATCGTTGAAACCGGCGTCACATCGTGAGCCCTTCGAAGCCTTACTACCTTGAATTTACATGATActtttcaacagcctcaTGCCGACAGTAGTGGTACGTTCGAAGTGTGCAGATCAAGATTCGAGATGGATCATCTTCATATTCTTGTAGACCCAGGACAAGGCACTTTATCCAAAGGCCCTCCAGCGTTTACATCCTCTCCCCAGTCGGACATCGGCGTCACTCCTCGGATGGCATGCAGAGGGTCCTTTCCTTGAAATGTCCAAACGAGGTGCCCATTCCCCTTCTTGGCTCGCCACTGCTCCTGAAGGTCTCCGTACATTTGAAGCCATGTACGGGACTAGCAACCTCGCGAGTGACCCGGAGTGGAGGAATGCAAGGGCTGACACTGACGCCGTTGGTGGAAGGATCATAACCCTTGCGCCGGAGGTTGAAGGTGTAATGGGAGCAGTTGAGGAATTAGCAGGTAAAGGTATCGTTGTTTCTATTGGCCACAGGTGCGTTCCTCGCCTACCATTGATGAAGATCAGTCGGAGACCGTCCTTACAGTACAGCTATATCTGCAGTCGCGGTGGAAGCTGCCAAACGCGGCGCTACTCTCATAACTCATCTCTTTAACGCCATGCCTCAGCTCCATCACCGAGACCCTGCTATCATAGGCCTATTGGGCGCACCCGCTTACCTGAACCGTCCTCCTGCGATTGAAGCGTCCTCTGCATCCCCTTCAAGTGCTAGTAAAGGCCAGTTCAAGCGGCCCTTTTACTCCATTATTGCCGATGGAGTTCATCTCCACCCATACTCCGTCAAGGTGCGTTTTGCAATGTCCTTGTAAAGCTCTGATGCACATCCTGCGTCTAGATGGCATATTCAACATTTCCAGAGGGCTGTATCTTAATTACTGATGGTCCGTAGTATTCCCCATACCCTCTGAACTCAAGCACTCACGGCAAGCACTCAATTAGCCCTACACATTCTC is a window from the Marasmius oreades isolate 03SP1 chromosome 6, whole genome shotgun sequence genome containing:
- a CDS encoding uncharacterized protein (MEROPS:MER0033184; CAZy:CE9) yields the protein MNTSSPNGILCFTNCLLLQEDGTFRKKDLWVDQVTGRILDPQDTFFVRTERPGEVIDLQGSILSPGLIDIQINGAYGFDFSSQDHDDEAYMEGLKMVSSKIVETGVTSLMPTVVTQDKALYPKALQRLHPLPSRTSASLLGWHAEGPFLEMSKRGAHSPSWLATAPEGLRTFEAMYGTSNLASDPEWRNARADTDAVGGRIITLAPEVEGVMGAVEELAGKGIVVSIGHSTAISAVAVEAAKRGATLITHLFNAMPQLHHRDPAIIGLLGAPAYLNRPPAIEASSASPSSASKGQFKRPFYSIIADGVHLHPYSVKMAYSTFPEGCILITDALHILDPHLKDGVHEWHHGKRLFKEGDKLYVDGTTTLAGTCVPLDKCVRNLASFTEISLGEALKCASFNPAKCLNIEGRKGTLRPGADADLVVLDNDGVPQSTWIKGKRVWTRSV